Genomic window (Neodiprion lecontei isolate iyNeoLeco1 chromosome 7, iyNeoLeco1.1, whole genome shotgun sequence):
AGATTTCTCGCTGTAAGCTCGTTGAAACAACGACGAGCCGACTAAACGCGACGATCCGTGTTGAGCTTTCGTTACGTCTGATCAAAGTCATTGTCTTCCGGTTGCAGTGAGACTGAAACTGAAGAGAGCGAGTCGAGGGTTTGTTAGCGGTAGAAGGCGCAGTATCATTGTTGACGCCAATTTCTCTCGAGCCTCTCTCTTTCGCCGACTGAGTTGAGACTCAAGATTGTAAAGTGCTCTTTGTTCCAAAGCACGAAACCCCTTCTGATTCGAGAACATTCCgttacacccccccccccccccccccccacgaCTGAGTGGGCGTGTATACGTCAAAGTTATAATCTACTCATTGCCTCCGTGTGCTCCTCTTCACAGAGACCCGGGAACCCCGCGGCAAAAGCTTTTCACTTATCGATAAATCGGAGATTGGCCAAGAGGCGCTTCTCCTCGTCCGCGATGGGCTGTTGAACGATGAAAATCGTCAAGCCCTTGGCACGATATCTGTTTACCGTTACAGCAAAGGGATCTTTACGCCGTTGCATTTTGGCTTCTCGTTCTTTTAATAACTAATAAGGACAGGGGtatttttcccccttttttttcccaGAGACATATACCGAAAAAGTAAGGAAAAGGGGTGGAACGTGAGTTACGTATCCTGAGACGGGCAACTCgttttgaatgaataataaatagcGATAGGAGGGGGTGCGAGCAAGGGTGGTTTTGAGCTTGCACGGGGGACGCCCTGGACGCGGCGGTCGATGCCACCAGATGCCGTCGCGGCGCTGGGGTCGGGTTGAAAGTAAGCTCGCCCCAAAGCCCGAAGCCCGAAGCCTGCAGTAGCCCGGCGTCAGCCGCCGCACCAAGGATTACGTAGCAGGGTGCTATCCTCCACTCGAGGTTACCCCctcattagaaaaataaaccatACGTACACACGTAATCCTTGACTGACACGCAACTCTCCGCCGAGCAGAAATCGTTCTTGTTACCATtgttgttatatttttcatacaatacaCATGTCGTGAGATAATCGACCTGCACAGCGATCGGGCTGCTGCACACCGGCGTTGACTCGACCCGTCGAACGGACTAGTATTTTTAATCGAAATCAATCGAACGTATCAAATAATGTGGACAGTGATTGCCGATGTGGTAAAATAGTGCCCCTCGACTCCCGCCTGTTCACCGCTTCCGAAAGCGCCCGGAAAAGgggagaggaggagaaaatAACAAGGAGTCAAGGAAGAAGTGTCCGGGATACGAAGGCCTTGACCAGAGGATGAGAGGGCTTAAAAAGGGGGCACCGTGCAGCCCCGACGGTACCTCGCTGTAGGGGGTTTAGTTACCACCGCGTCACCgttgattcgtttttttttttttttttgtttttttaatcgagCCCTGGTCAATCCGCCAGCACCGAATGAATCCCCAACGctagatatatttttctttccttttttttttcttttccttcgtgttttattttatttttacttggGTTACTTTTCGTAAAACAAGCATAAGAGATCCCTCCAGCCATGAGACTAAGCCGGAGTAAATGCTCGATGAATCCGTACATCCGTAACAATTCATTTCGGTAATGAAACAAATCGCCGTTGTAGAATTGGATTTTGCAATTGATCGAGAGGTAATTGTAGTGTCAAAGAagaactttctttttttttttttttgacaaacgAGATAATATGCAGGCTCTGGTAACTTTGACCCTCTGAAGCGAGGCTAACCGATGTGtgtagaataaatttttagccTCGTCTACCTCAAGATCTACATTCCGTCGTTTGAAAGCAGCCGGTAACAGCTCATAAGGATCGAAGAAAGTCAGGAGAAAGAATTGATTGTAAAAAACAACACATCGCGAACGGGATCGGTTCTCCAAAATGGCGGATGACAAGGAGAACCAAACGTTCCTCCAGAAGCTACTGTTCTACACGACCGCGTTCTTCATTCTCCTCGGCACCTTCAGCCTCTTCGCCTTCCTCTTCTTGGTCCCATTCGTGATCGACCCTGCCTTCACGACCATCTTCATGCAGTTCGAAACACAGCCCGCCGAGTGTGTCACCATCGACGTGGAGTCACGAAGAGGTGAAGGCTAAGCCGTCGCAGCGATGTTTCCACGTTTCGTCTTTCACGTACTCCACGTATCGCACATACCCACTCACTCCCACATTTCCACGCCGGCCTTCTCGCGCTATCATAGGATCGTTGTCATTGTCGTTCTCGTCCTCGTAATTGAACGGAAGTTTGCCTTTGTTAACAACTGCGCAACGAAACACTATACCCAACTCCCGGACGCTTTACTGCACCGCTCCGTCGTTCTGTATACATAATTGCCTCCGCCTTCCCTCAATCTCCTTGTTATTCGCTATCCAAACTACAAAATTCCCAGCACGTTTGTCGCATTGCTTCGTATCCGTTACGTACCTGCACGCCTAGACAGCCATAACTCTTGTACCGCAGCTAATGTCGTGGCCAACTGTAAATCCGAAAGCGAAAATACTGCGTAGATAGTCACCACGGTAcggatgtaaatttttttcttatcgtcCCTGTCCGGTATGTGCTGGTAACTGCCCTTCGCGTACAAGCGTTAATTCGCCTGTCGTTCTTTAGTCGGAATTTCAACGTCGTCCGTTATTTTTCCACGGTCGAGTAATCGCGCGTTTTACAGGACGACGCGGGAAGGGAAACACTAAGAACTGGTGAACAGTAGCCAACAGGAATAAGTCagagaatttttcacacaagCTTTTGTAACACGCGCAATAACACTTGGATCCAATTTCCCTCGCGAATGGTCGGTAATTCCGTGTGACCGAGTTTCGTGCGACgctttttttattaatcttaTTTTCCATCTACTTCTTCTCCcggtttgtttttattctccCTCGGGAGATCAGAAGTAGTTTTTAGTTTATTAGCCTATCTCCGTGATTTTATCCTGGCAAGTGTCCCGAAGGATTTCGTTAGTTTGGCAAGCGTGCATCCGGCGTTAGCCTCGTAGAACCGGGAACCACTGTTAATTGTCCGTGTCTTTTCTCAATGGCCGCATAAAAGTTGATCCATCACTGCAGGGTTCCTCGCTGTCCCTTGTAAATTGCCTGATGGTTGTCTGTGTGTTCTGTGTGTCCGATGATAAACCGCATGAAAGTAGGAAGGTCGTCGCTATCATCCTCTCACGCACGCTTCAGGTACTCGTAACTGCTCGTGGACATCGTGCAGAGAAGGTTGTACCAAAGAGTTGTACGATTGTACGCAAATACGGGTCAACTACAAGCTCCCGGTGAATGGTACGTCGGAACTTGAGGATTCGCGACTAGTCGAGGAGGGCAGGGCGGGAGGAGGTGTCGAGGGCGACGAAGAGGCGAACGTTGCTCGTTCGCGACGTTCACGGGCCTTGAGGGAGTACGACTACGCCGAAGAGGTGAACGAGGATTTCGGAGAGGAGGATGATTTTGAGTTGGCCAAGCCCTACCCGACAGGTATATCGTTGATGCAGGTGAAACGGTACGATGTGTGCTAATCGCGCGACCGGCTTCCGGTTCGGTACCGGTCACTGACGAACACCGTCTTCGGCTCCGTAGGTCTGATGGGCAACGACTCGGAGTGGTACTTCACCGGGGCGAAGCTATTCCCGAACGTCAAGGGATGCGGCTATCCGCCGATGCTCAACTGCAGCGTTTTCTACAAGCAATACACGATCATAGGGCACAATTTTAGCTGTTACTACTCCAAGGTCGACCCCGGCATCGTCATCAGCGACTTGGACATGTGGCAGGTCACTATACGAGACACGATTATTACGCTCCCCACCTACCCCTTGGGGGTCTTCTTCGAACGCCTCCTAACCACACGATAACGATGCACCAGGTCCGCATGAACCTCGTCTACGCAATGGCCATTCCGATTCCATCCTTCATTGTGTCGGTGATTTATCTCACCATCGCCTACTTCAAAATTTACAACGAAGAGGAGGAGGTCCTGGTCGACCGCGAGGAGGTCGACGAGGGCATCGACGTCGACGGAAGCAACGCGACCCCCTTGCCGCCGACCAGCGGAGCGTTGACGCCCGGTAGCGAGGCCTTCAGAGAAGACTTGGCTAGCTTTGGGCATCAGTTGAAGGTCGCGATGGCCGACGACATCAGTAGGGAAAGTCTTGATGGAATACCAAATTCACTTTCCGTCCAAGGGTAAGCGAAGACCAAATGCTATTTCCCTCGTAGTAGCCGACCGAAGCAGTCAGGATGCTTATCGATCCCAAACGTCGACCAACTGCCAAtgtaacaatgaaaaatcGTACCAACTATTTTCTCTGATCATCTTCTTATTAAATTCAGTCAGGTTTTTCTGCTTTTCCATCACTTGTCTTTGGGCTATAAATAACTGTGGCGAACTCTCCGTTCGAGTGGGTCGGAGAATAAGGGTGATTGATCGTTTCCTAGGGATACGTAAGATTAATGTCGTATAGGTAGACAGACGGAGGTGCGGGACGGGGACGAGAAAAAAACATACCGCACCGTGAGATTAGGTACGAGCTTGCCTGGTAAGCTCTACGTTGACAATGTTTCGTGAAAGCAAAACACTTCGGGGGTTTCCTAGCGCGAGCTTCGATGTTTCAACTCGTCGTAATTTCAAAGGCTTCTTCTCAAGCCCGGCCGCCGTTAACTGAGAGACAAAACGAGCTTTCGCTCTATATCTACAAGACGGTACGAATAAAAATCAGCTTGTATTATCGAGTGGAAATAAAATCTCCAGAAGAAtgaaattcgtattttttcaaagtctgTACATCACGAAGCTCTCCAGCAGCTATTTAGAAACGTGTACGTTGCATAAGCGAGGCAGGTGACATTTATTGAATTGGTTAATGGAATCGACATTTTCTAAATATAGAAGGTATAGACTGAACGGTGCAGATGCACGGGTTGAAAATCTATTTCTCTTCGAGGTCGTCCCgtcgctctttctctctcgtgCAAAGGGCCGTTCGAATCGAAAGCTATTACACAAAGCGTATCGCGCGGTGTACCTACTTTCAGAAAATTGCGGCTTTCCAATATGCCGgtataaatttcgaatatAAATACGCGCATAATACATATTTCCCGGGATTTGCATACGAACGTAGACAGTGCAGAAAcggagaaaatttatttccagtCAGAAACTGGTGTGCGTAACGATAAAAACTGAACCTGCTAGTGCATCATCGGGAGATCATAAACGGAAGACATGAAATGCTGCGCAGAGTGCAGGGTGATTAGTTGACGAAGAACGAATTGGTCCGGCTCCAGATGTCGTTAGTAAATTCGGGTTATCCGAAGTAGCCCGCAAGCTCTCCACCCCCGATCGTTGTTTGCCTCTGGCGGTACGGCGCCGCACAGTCTGCAGAAATTCGTCTCTAGTCTGACTCTATCCGTTCCGCTAGATCATATAAACCGCCGTCATCCACCCCATCCGTATCGTTCACGAGCTCGTAGCCGCTTTGTATGGAGAGAATAGTGTATAGCTATCCGCGAAGAGACAGCTAGGGCTGTATTCGCTGCCGGAAGAAAAACAACATTCGCTTTGGTCGGGGTATCGGGAGAAGTCGAGCGGACATCCCCCTGCCCCTCTCCGAGGAGCTGGAGAGGCAGAAATAAAGAACCAGCGAGTCATCCGGCCTCGATGTACGTGTCGAGAACGACGGAAGTGCTACATTGTGCAACGAGGAGGCAAACACGCTCTTTTCGCGCCGTGtttaaatttgcaaataaGAGTCGAAGGCGAGAGCATGCTTGTGAATAGAAATACAAAACCGGTTTTGGATACAGATCCTCTACCGACATCTCACCGACACTCCCAATGTCGGTAAAAGAATCTGTGTTTAGAACCGGTCTTGTATTACTACTGCGAATATTGCGaatacgcgaggcgaaaagaccGTTGCCTCCTCGctgcacacgattctttatgCGAGAGTATGGTACGCGTTTTTTCAAGAAGCAGGAGATTGAGGTTAGGATCGCGTAAAGTCATATTTgttcgcgacagcgcatgcgcgcaggACTTGAAAGTGGTATTTTCGGTACTCCGCACATGCGCACTCGCAGACTCACTATACAGTCATAGAAACGTATACCTTGTGCACGAAAATCACGCATGAAGAAACGCGTAGAACATTCTCGCGTTATATAAAAGCACATTTCCACCACGATAACTCGTGGACGCAGAACTGAGTGCAGGGTGGAAGACCGAGGGTATACGCGCGTAAAGATTACATACGCACGGTGCAATAAGGTACTCTAGGTTGCGTGCGACGTCGAAGGTTGAAAGTGCCGCGATATGCGTGAGAAAAGCTTCCGCGGCGAGGAAAGGACGCAGGCATCGATTCATCCCCCCGACTAGCAGCCGCCCTGAAACCCGGAGTGACTGTACCTTGCAGTAACTTATACCCTACAACCGTTGCGGAACAGTCGGTCACTCCAATGACGCGGGtaaatgaattttgcaaattgtCAGCGATTAATGAGCAGCGGTGGATGCGCGGAACAACGTTGACGCAAACGGGGAAAACAGAGACTCGGTCATTCTGCGTATCTATTTTCCTGATTCTATTCATTGCTAGTAATTGGACGCTTGTTAACAACGTAAAAACTAATTAAAACCAAATTTGTTTATGGCTTGGCTCCGAAGAGTTAATTGATAGGGTAGGTGGGTGGTTTTCGATAATTCAGTCGCTGGATTTAGCTGCCCGTTAGAATCTCGATTATACATGTACGCACGACGTCGATTAGCTGTCTCATGATAATTCAGCTATACACGCACACGTGCAAAAGCAAATAACAGCGGTTAGTAGCTTGATAAATCGGCAATGCGAATTGCCGACGGCGAAATATCGTGAGGCCAGGTATTCAGACATACCTATAATTTCGTCATACATTCGCAAGTACCCCGTTTCTGGAGGTATACTCGAGGTTTCTCGATTATAGACATAAATAGAGGTAATCGATCATCGTGAATTAAGAAAGTCGAAAGTACGTCACACGCTCATTTACAATTAGTGAAATTTACCGTCGGGTCTGCCGGTTACAATTCCACcgggaataataatattccgTAGATTTCGACGTCGAGGGTAAATCCGTGCGAGAGGTTCAGGGGCCTTCCGTAGGCAGCGAGACGCCACGAGAAGACCCCTCGCCTTCGTTACGACAAAACTAGTAGTGCAGGCACGGTTATGGCCAGACCGCGAGGCGCCAGCAAATGCGAGCCAACGAAACGCGGCTGCGCGCAACCGGATATTTGCGGTTGCGGCGTGCCTGTGCATACGAAACACATACCGTGTAGGCGTAGTTACCCAAAATGCGACACTGTCGATATAGAATACATTTTGCATACCgcgtggaaaaataaaaagttataTTATTTGTGACTGACCGATTCAACGGCGCCTTCTAACTCCCTGATGAAGtgatttcgtttattttcagaaacttGAGCAAGACGATGACGACGAGTATCTCAACTCCACCTGGGCCGATGGCGGCAGTTTGAAACGTCATTTCCAAGGTCTGAATAACATTTCGTGGAAGCCCCACTAAGCCCAAAGATACGCGGTTGAGTATCCTTAAGAGAAGAAACATGATAATATTAAATTGCATATGCGGAGAAgtgaatgaattaatttatacaaattCTATCTAAATAATAAGATGATtcagaagagaaaaaaaaaaaaaattaataattatcagCATAATTGACGTGCGCGTATAGAACGGCAAACGGAGCAATACgaataacgaaaataaattatattattatatgcattTCACACGGAGCTAAGGAATTGGCcggaaaataaatcattacACGTACTAGCCGCGACCGCCTCGAGTATCGATCACCCGAACACGTAATCCAACCGACCACACTTGTCGAAATactaaaataaagaaaaaataaaaaagaaaagactaAGCAACACCGCAGAGTGTGATTCTTATTgctacaattttatttttgcgcAAAATATGCCAGCACATAACTGACGTAATAAAATCGACGATATTCATACGAACATacaaataataacgataacaaaatatatacgcgtataaataaaaattagggaattttattaccttgatgcataataataataataataatagtaataataataataataatgatgatgatgatgatgaattGATTGGTTGATTGAAGATTATTACATAATTCTAAACTGAGACTGTGGTGCTACATAAGTTTGCCGTATAATAATGCTAAACGAGAAAACGGAGCTGTGGTACCTATGCAATTATATTTTACTTGATTATATCTATTAATATTTGAGAACAGAAATCCTACCACACACCATGGCTAAACCAAAATCTCGCAGAAATATTCATCAACTGATTGCACGCCTGTAACAGACGATTaacttctctttctctcttatcaCTGCCTGTTTTGATTGACactgaagaaaaagaagaaaaa
Coding sequences:
- the LOC107226750 gene encoding protein tipE isoform X1; amino-acid sequence: MADDKENQTFLQKLLFYTTAFFILLGTFSLFAFLFLVPFVIDPAFTTIFMQFETQPAECVTIDVESRRGTRNCSWTSCREGCTKELYDCTQIRVNYKLPVNGTSELEDSRLVEEGRAGGGVEGDEEANVARSRRSRALREYDYAEEVNEDFGEEDDFELAKPYPTGLMGNDSEWYFTGAKLFPNVKGCGYPPMLNCSVFYKQYTIIGHNFSCYYSKVDPGIVISDLDMWQVRMNLVYAMAIPIPSFIVSVIYLTIAYFKIYNEEEEVLVDREEVDEGIDVDGSNATPLPPTSGALTPGSEAFREDLASFGHQLKVAMADDISRESLDGIPNSLSVQGDFVYFQKLEQDDDDEYLNSTWADGGSLKRHFQGLNNISWKPH
- the LOC107226750 gene encoding protein tipE isoform X2, translated to MADDKENQTFLQKLLFYTTAFFILLGTFSLFAFLFLVPFVIDPAFTTIFMQFETQPAECVTIDVESRRGTRNCSWTSCREGCTKELYDCTQIRVNYKLPVNGTSELEDSRLVEEGRAGGGVEGDEEANVARSRRSRALREYDYAEEVNEDFGEEDDFELAKPYPTGLMGNDSEWYFTGAKLFPNVKGCGYPPMLNCSVFYKQYTIIGHNFSCYYSKVDPGIVISDLDMWQVRMNLVYAMAIPIPSFIVSVIYLTIAYFKIYNEEEEVLVDREEVDEGIDVDGSNATPLPPTSGALTPGSEAFREDLASFGHQLKVAMADDISRESLDGIPNSLSVQGNLSKTMTTSISTPPGPMAAV